A window of the Eubalaena glacialis isolate mEubGla1 chromosome 9, mEubGla1.1.hap2.+ XY, whole genome shotgun sequence genome harbors these coding sequences:
- the RPP25L gene encoding ribonuclease P protein subunit p25-like protein isoform X1, whose protein sequence is MELVERSVAVWAAGFRHDSSRMEHYRKAGSVELPAPSPMPQLPPDTLEMRVRDGSKIRNLLGLALGRLEGGRARHVVFSGSGRAAGKAVSCAEIVKRRVPGLHQLTKLRFLQTEDSWVPTSPDAGLDPLTVRRHVPAVWVLLSRDPLDPNECGYQPPGAPPGLGPTPTSSSGPRPRRRARDTRF, encoded by the exons ATGGAGCTTGTGGAGCGTTCGGTTGCGGTG TGGGCAGCAGGATTCAGACACGACAGCAGCCGGATGGAGCACTACCGGAAGGCTGGCTCTGTGGAACTCCCAGCACCTTCCCCGATGCCCCAGCTACCGCCTGATACCCTGGAGATGCGGGTCCGAGATGGCAGCAAAATCCGCAACCTGCTGGGCCTGGCGCTGGGGCGGTTGGAGGGCGGCAGGGCTCGGCATGTGGTGTTCTCAGGTTCTGGCCGGGCTGCAGGCAAGGCTGTCAGCTGTGCTGAGATTGTCAAGCGGCGGGTACCAGGCCTGCACCAGCTTACCAAGCTGCGCTTCCTGCAGACCGAGGACAGCTGGGTGCCAACCTCACCCGACGCAGGCCTAGATCCCCTCACGGTACGCCGCCATGTGCCTGCGGTATGGGTACTGCTCAGCCGAGATCCACTGGACCCCAATGAGTGTGGCTACCAGCCCCCAGGGGCACCCCCTGGCTTGGGCCCCACACCTACCTCCAGCTCTGGCCCCCGACCCCGAAGAAGGGCTCGAGACACCCGGTTTTGA
- the RPP25L gene encoding ribonuclease P protein subunit p25-like protein isoform X2: MEHYRKAGSVELPAPSPMPQLPPDTLEMRVRDGSKIRNLLGLALGRLEGGRARHVVFSGSGRAAGKAVSCAEIVKRRVPGLHQLTKLRFLQTEDSWVPTSPDAGLDPLTVRRHVPAVWVLLSRDPLDPNECGYQPPGAPPGLGPTPTSSSGPRPRRRARDTRF, from the coding sequence ATGGAGCACTACCGGAAGGCTGGCTCTGTGGAACTCCCAGCACCTTCCCCGATGCCCCAGCTACCGCCTGATACCCTGGAGATGCGGGTCCGAGATGGCAGCAAAATCCGCAACCTGCTGGGCCTGGCGCTGGGGCGGTTGGAGGGCGGCAGGGCTCGGCATGTGGTGTTCTCAGGTTCTGGCCGGGCTGCAGGCAAGGCTGTCAGCTGTGCTGAGATTGTCAAGCGGCGGGTACCAGGCCTGCACCAGCTTACCAAGCTGCGCTTCCTGCAGACCGAGGACAGCTGGGTGCCAACCTCACCCGACGCAGGCCTAGATCCCCTCACGGTACGCCGCCATGTGCCTGCGGTATGGGTACTGCTCAGCCGAGATCCACTGGACCCCAATGAGTGTGGCTACCAGCCCCCAGGGGCACCCCCTGGCTTGGGCCCCACACCTACCTCCAGCTCTGGCCCCCGACCCCGAAGAAGGGCTCGAGACACCCGGTTTTGA